The following coding sequences are from one uncultured Desulfobacter sp. window:
- a CDS encoding DASS family sodium-coupled anion symporter, which yields MNKMVDAGKGRAVGFFLGPVIFILMLLLPVPHGMKPEAWRVAAVTVLMAIWWITEAIPIPATSLLPIALFPLLGVMKSQVATAPYANHLIYLFMGGFFLAVTMEKWNLHRRVALYTIRAVGVSPSRMIMGFMVATAFLSMWVSNTATAMMMVPIGLAVINQVTGLSSDDLRYVCVDESPEFNFGRSLMLGIAYAASVGGVATIIGTPPNTVMAGMVEKMFKIEIGFGQWMLFGVPLAVITLGIAWFFLTKLLFPMGDLELSGGAAIIDDEIKKLGPMSGAEKKIVSVGCLMAAFWLSRGFLAKADFIHGIMPHFNYISDATIGIMGALLLFCIPVDFKKKTFLLDWQTAVKIPWDVILLFGGGLAIANGFTRTELATYIAGQLGALEGTSLLVFVGVVVLITIFLTEITSNTATATLLVPIMGSAAIAMGVHPFATIIGACVAASYAFMLPVATPPNAVVFGSGCVSIRQMARAGVWLNILGTVLITIFVVYLLPLLWGVDLSMVPAWAVKPG from the coding sequence ATGAACAAGATGGTAGATGCTGGAAAGGGCAGGGCCGTTGGATTTTTTTTGGGCCCGGTTATTTTTATTTTAATGCTTTTGCTGCCGGTTCCCCACGGGATGAAACCCGAAGCCTGGCGCGTGGCGGCCGTGACCGTTCTCATGGCAATCTGGTGGATTACCGAAGCCATTCCCATCCCTGCCACAAGTCTGTTGCCCATAGCACTTTTCCCGCTTCTTGGTGTCATGAAATCTCAAGTGGCCACAGCCCCCTATGCCAATCATCTGATTTATCTGTTCATGGGCGGGTTTTTCCTGGCTGTAACTATGGAAAAATGGAATCTGCACCGCCGGGTGGCCCTGTATACCATCCGGGCCGTCGGGGTCAGCCCTTCCCGGATGATCATGGGATTTATGGTGGCCACAGCCTTTTTGTCCATGTGGGTCTCCAACACCGCCACGGCCATGATGATGGTGCCCATCGGGCTTGCGGTCATCAACCAGGTGACCGGGCTCAGCTCCGATGATTTAAGATACGTTTGCGTGGATGAAAGCCCTGAGTTCAATTTCGGCAGAAGTTTGATGCTGGGCATCGCCTATGCGGCATCCGTCGGTGGTGTGGCCACCATTATCGGCACCCCGCCCAACACGGTGATGGCAGGCATGGTGGAAAAGATGTTCAAAATTGAAATTGGATTCGGCCAGTGGATGCTTTTCGGTGTGCCCCTTGCCGTGATTACTTTAGGGATTGCATGGTTTTTCCTGACCAAATTGCTTTTCCCCATGGGCGACCTGGAACTCTCCGGCGGGGCAGCCATCATTGACGACGAGATCAAAAAGCTTGGCCCCATGTCGGGCGCCGAAAAAAAGATTGTGTCCGTGGGGTGCCTTATGGCGGCATTCTGGCTCTCCCGGGGCTTTTTGGCCAAGGCTGATTTTATACATGGGATCATGCCCCATTTCAATTATATCAGTGATGCGACCATCGGTATCATGGGGGCGCTTCTGCTTTTTTGTATTCCCGTGGATTTTAAAAAAAAGACCTTCCTGCTTGACTGGCAAACCGCCGTGAAGATTCCCTGGGATGTAATTTTGCTTTTCGGTGGCGGGCTTGCCATTGCCAACGGATTTACCCGGACCGAATTGGCCACTTATATTGCAGGCCAACTGGGGGCCCTTGAGGGAACCAGTCTTTTGGTGTTTGTGGGCGTGGTGGTGCTGATTACCATTTTCCTAACGGAAATTACCTCAAATACGGCCACGGCCACCCTGCTTGTGCCCATCATGGGCAGTGCCGCCATTGCCATGGGGGTCCATCCCTTTGCCACCATTATCGGAGCCTGTGTGGCAGCATCCTATGCATTTATGCTGCCGGTGGCCACCCCGCCCAACGCCGTGGTCTTCGGCAGCGGGTGTGTCTCCATACGGCAGATGGCCAGGGCCGGTGTCTGGCTTAATATTCTGGGTACCGTTTTGATTACAATATTCGTTGTTTATCTGCTGCCGTTATTGTGGGGCGTGGATTTGTCCATGGTGCCGGCGTGGGCCGTTAAACCCGGATAA
- a CDS encoding FRG domain-containing protein, whose protein sequence is MLDIIVDSWGMLQEELFKGSWNDTIQRYRPPFVYRGLSDAAYRLETSLMRLGGPFWTLEKHLLRNFRKYSRAQGREDPDSFWHLLAVAQHHGLPTRLMDWTYSPLIALHFALANIERFDVDGVIWRINYEQVHELLPLELKGQLTTEGAQAFTVELLTSIGQERPDCHAGEKTFHQYVETLTQFDALGRSEEFLLFFEPPSIDERIVNQYALFSVMPNPCRMIDDWLNVHTECFQRIIIPADLKWECRDKLDLCNITERVLFPGLDGLGSWLKRHYSPKT, encoded by the coding sequence ATGCTGGATATTATTGTTGATTCCTGGGGCATGCTCCAGGAGGAATTATTCAAGGGGTCCTGGAATGATACCATTCAAAGGTACCGCCCCCCCTTTGTTTACCGGGGGCTCTCCGATGCCGCCTACCGCCTTGAGACCTCTTTGATGCGTTTGGGTGGCCCGTTCTGGACCCTTGAAAAGCATCTGCTGCGCAATTTTCGAAAATACTCCCGGGCCCAGGGACGCGAAGATCCCGATTCTTTCTGGCATCTTCTGGCCGTGGCCCAGCACCACGGACTGCCCACTCGCTTGATGGACTGGACCTATTCACCGTTAATCGCCCTTCATTTTGCCCTGGCCAATATTGAACGGTTTGACGTGGACGGGGTGATCTGGCGGATCAATTATGAACAGGTTCATGAACTGCTGCCCTTGGAACTTAAAGGGCAACTGACCACCGAAGGCGCCCAGGCCTTTACCGTGGAACTGCTCACCAGTATCGGCCAGGAAAGACCGGACTGCCACGCCGGGGAGAAAACCTTTCACCAGTATGTTGAAACCTTAACCCAGTTTGATGCCCTGGGCCGGTCCGAAGAGTTCCTGCTTTTTTTTGAACCGCCATCCATTGACGAGCGCATTGTGAACCAGTATGCTCTTTTTTCAGTCATGCCCAATCCCTGCCGCATGATCGATGACTGGCTCAATGTTCATACGGAGTGTTTCCAGCGCATTATTATTCCGGCAGACCTGAAATGGGAATGCCGGGATAAATTGGATTTGTGCAATATAACAGAGCGCGTGCTGTTTCCCGGCCTTGACGGGCTGGGATCCTGGTTGAAGCGCCATTACAGTCCTAAAACCTGA